The Dickeya poaceiphila DNA window CCAGATACCGGTACTGACAAAACAGCACCACGCCCCCCTCAGCAAACGGATATTTTGCCAGTTCATCACGTAACCGACCGGTAGCCGCGCGGGAAAATGCCAGAAAATCATCATCACCTTTGCGGCAGGAACGTAATGCCGTCGCCAGTTCGCTCTCTTCATTAAACAGACCGTACGCCTTGCTTTTCGCGCTGTAAACGCGGTGCAGCTCCGCCATCATATCGCTGACCGCGCCGTTCACGGTCAGCAACGAATCGCGCAGCACCATTTCCAGCGACTGCTCGTCACGCTTGATTAGCTGGTGCAGGGCAATCTGGTCGATATCCAGACTCATGGTAAACTCTCCTTCTGATAAGGAGCGTATTCAAGCACCAGCGGTTCCGCCATGCAACTCAAAGCATCCCGATTCTGAAACGCGGTGTTGATAAAAGTGCGGAAAACCACGTCTCTATACGGTAATATATTTGCCTTTCATCACCTGAGATACACGATTTTATGCCACAATCATCCCGTTATAGTGACGAACAAATCGAACAGTTGCTGTCTGATCTGGCCAATGTGCTGGAGAAGCGCCACACCCCGACCGACCTCGCACTGATGGTGCTGGGTAACATGGTCACCAATCTGCTCAATACCAGCATCGCTAATCCGAAACAACGCGAAGCGCTGGCGGGTTCGTTTGCCAGCGCGTTGCAGGCGTCCATAAAAACCAACGACATCCACTGATGCTGGCCCGTTTATGGTAACCAACCGCCCGTGCTACCGAGAAAAAGTCTCCCAGATGATAAGCTGGGGGCACTGGTTTGCCCTGTTCAACATTCTGCTCGCACTGGGGCTGGGTAGCCGTTATCTGTTTGTTACCGACTGGCCATCATCGCTGCCAGGCCAGCTGTATTCATTGGTAAGCTGGCTGGGGCATTTCAGCTTTATTGGTTTTTCCGCTTACCTGCTGATCATTTTTCCGCTGACATTTATTGTGATGTCGCAGCGGTTGCTGCGCTTCCTGTCTGCGGCACTTGCCACCGCTGGCCAGACGTTGCTGATTGTTGATGCCTCCGTATTCAGCCGGTTCCATCTCCACCTGAACATGACCGTTTGGGATCTGGTCACCAACCCGGACCAGAGCGAAATGGTGCGTGACTGGCAGTTACTGTTCATCGGCGTGCCAATGCTCTTCATGATGGAGATGTTGTTTGGCACCTGGTGCTGGCAAAAGCTACGCAGCCTGAACCGTCGCCATTTCGCCAAACCCATGGCAACAGTATTCATCGTGGCGTTTTGCTTATCGCATCTGATGTACATTTGGGCTGACGCCAACTTCTACCGCCCAATAACCATGCAGCGCGCCAATCTCCCCCTTTCCTACCCGATGACGGCACGCCGTTTCCTGGAAAAACACGGCCTGCTCAATGCACAAGAATATGAGCGCCGTCTGGCATTGCAGGGCAATCCGGATGCGGTGTCGGTAGAGTATCCGCTGAGCGACATCAGTTTCCGCGACGCCGGCAGCGGCTATAACCTGTTGCTGGTGGTAATGGACAGCGTACCGGACCAGGATACACCGCACTCCATGCCCAATCTGGCGCGCTTCGCTGAAGAAAATGTACGTTTTAGCAATCATTTCAGCGCCGGTACTCAGCAGGATGGCAGCCTGTTCAACCTGTTCTATGGCATCTCCACCACCTATATGGATGGCGTGCTGGGCAGCAGCAAACCATCTGCGTTGATCGACGCATTAAGCCAGCAGGGTTACCAGTTTGGCCTGTTCTCAGCCAGCGGATTCAGCAGCCCTTTGTACCGTCAGGCACTGTTGTCTGATTTTTCGCTTCCGCCGGCACAACCGCAAAGCGATGAAGCCATCACCACCCAATGGACCAAATGGCTGGATAGCAATACCGATGCTCACTCGCCCTGGTTCTCGTTTATCGAGTTTACCCACAACACGGCAGGCAGCAATGGTCGTTCGCTTTCTGCCAGCGAACAACAACGTCGTTATCGTCAGGACACCGTCAGCATTGATGAACAGATTGATCGCATCATCTCTACGCTGCGGGAGAAAAACCTGCTCGATAAGACGGTGGTAGTGATTACCGCAGAGCAGAGCAGCGCCGAACGCCTCAAAGACGACGACCCGTCGCCGTTAAACCGCGAACACCGACAGGTGCCGCTGGTGGTGCACTGGCCGGAAACCCCAGCGCAAACCATTAGCAAAATGACCGACCCGAAAGACGTAATGACCACGCTAATGCAGCGTTTGCTGCATGTTAAAACTGCGACGGAAGATTACTCTCAGGGTGAGGATTTGTTCAGCGCCGGACGGCATACTAACTGGCTCATCAACGGGGACAACAATGGGCTGACCATTATCACGCCGCAGCAAATCATTCTGTTGGGGCGCAACGGCAGCTACCGCGCTTACGCCCCTGATGGACGGCGGTTACCCAGTGAAAAACCCCAGTTGGGGCTACTCTTACAGGTGCTGACGGCTGAACGGCGATTTATTGCCAACTAACTGCCTAAATCTAAAGCAGTCGCTTGGGGCGGCTATTGCAATCACTCCGGGAAACGGTAGTATAGGCGCCCACAACATCGGCACGTAGCGCAGCCTGGTAGCGCACCGTCATGGGGTGTCGGGGGTCGGAGGTTCAAATCCTCTCGTGCCGACCAAATACTACTTCCGTAAGTACCGGTTACTGACGGAAACCCCACAGAAACCCGCATCCTCTCTGAGTTTGCGGGTTTTTTGTTGCCTGTTATCTGCCGGGATACCCCGTTTACAGCCGGAAACTTTGGGACTACATTTGGGACTAACTCGGCATAGTCCCATAAAACCGTAGTCCCAAAGGAAACGATCATGGCAATTCAGGCAAAGCCCCTCACCAACACGGAAGTCAAAGCCGCCAAAGCGACGGATAAAGAATTGTCATTGCATGACGGCGGCGGGCTGCTGCTGTTCGTCAAACCATCTGGTACAAAAACCTGGCGCTTTCGCTATTACAAAACTACTACTAAAAAACGTGCCATGATGGCATTCGGTGCCTACCCCGCCGTGTCCCTTGCTGATGCACGGCGCATGAGGGACGAAACGCGCCAGTTACTGGCAAACGGTATCGATCCGCTCATCAACCGTGAAAACGAGCACCAGCAAGGCGATGGCCGCAGACAGCGCAAAAGGGCTACGAGTGATTAGTGCTTAATTCTGTTTATTTATACAGTTAATTATTGATTCCTGTTAACGTTTCGCTTCTCGCTCATAACAGTCCGATGATGACACGATGTTTGGTTTCGTACCAAAACACGCACAACGAACTTCATAGTGTGTTAATCAAGGAGAGCAGAACAAGGGTCGCCTGTTTGTTGTTCTTTTCGTTCGACTTTGCAAAGATGTATCGCACACAATTTCAGGCCTGCTACGCAATCAGGAACAGGATTTACTCTCCATGCCCTGTGCCCCGGCAGTAACGCGCTACGTGGCAATGTCGACGTCGAACTGGTTCTGCTTTGAGGATTCCGATATGACAACCTTTCATCAACTTACCGCCACCAGTCTGGACGGCCAGCTTATCTCTATGGCCGACTACGCGGGTAAGGTGGTTCTGGTCGTTAATACCGCCAGCCATTGCGGCTTCACGCCACAATACAGCGGCCTTGAAGCGCTCTACCAGAAATACGCCGCCCAGGGTTTGGTGCTGCTGGGTTTCCCCTGCAACCAGTTCGGTAAACAGGAACCCGGCGATGCCGACGAAATCGCGCAGACCTGTCACATTAACTATGGTGTAAGCTTCCCGATGTTCGAGAAAATAGAGGTCAACGGAACCGCAGCGCACCCGGTGTTTCGTTATCTGAAAAACGAATTGCCCGGCGTGCTGGGTGGGCGGATCAAGTGGAACTTCACTAAGTTCCTGATCGGTCGCGACGGTGAACCGCTCAAACGTTTTGCACCGTTCACCACCCCGGAGAAAATGGAAGCCGCAATCCTTGCGGCACTTGAAATCTCAGTGTTTCGGTAATTCGAACCATTCAATTTT harbors:
- the yejM gene encoding LPS biosynthesis-modulating metalloenzyme YejM; translated protein: MVTNRPCYREKVSQMISWGHWFALFNILLALGLGSRYLFVTDWPSSLPGQLYSLVSWLGHFSFIGFSAYLLIIFPLTFIVMSQRLLRFLSAALATAGQTLLIVDASVFSRFHLHLNMTVWDLVTNPDQSEMVRDWQLLFIGVPMLFMMEMLFGTWCWQKLRSLNRRHFAKPMATVFIVAFCLSHLMYIWADANFYRPITMQRANLPLSYPMTARRFLEKHGLLNAQEYERRLALQGNPDAVSVEYPLSDISFRDAGSGYNLLLVVMDSVPDQDTPHSMPNLARFAEENVRFSNHFSAGTQQDGSLFNLFYGISTTYMDGVLGSSKPSALIDALSQQGYQFGLFSASGFSSPLYRQALLSDFSLPPAQPQSDEAITTQWTKWLDSNTDAHSPWFSFIEFTHNTAGSNGRSLSASEQQRRYRQDTVSIDEQIDRIISTLREKNLLDKTVVVITAEQSSAERLKDDDPSPLNREHRQVPLVVHWPETPAQTISKMTDPKDVMTTLMQRLLHVKTATEDYSQGEDLFSAGRHTNWLINGDNNGLTIITPQQIILLGRNGSYRAYAPDGRRLPSEKPQLGLLLQVLTAERRFIAN
- a CDS encoding glutathione peroxidase, with amino-acid sequence MTTFHQLTATSLDGQLISMADYAGKVVLVVNTASHCGFTPQYSGLEALYQKYAAQGLVLLGFPCNQFGKQEPGDADEIAQTCHINYGVSFPMFEKIEVNGTAAHPVFRYLKNELPGVLGGRIKWNFTKFLIGRDGEPLKRFAPFTTPEKMEAAILAALEISVFR
- a CDS encoding integrase arm-type DNA-binding domain-containing protein; amino-acid sequence: MAIQAKPLTNTEVKAAKATDKELSLHDGGGLLLFVKPSGTKTWRFRYYKTTTKKRAMMAFGAYPAVSLADARRMRDETRQLLANGIDPLINRENEHQQGDGRRQRKRATSD
- a CDS encoding YejL family protein, with the translated sequence MPQSSRYSDEQIEQLLSDLANVLEKRHTPTDLALMVLGNMVTNLLNTSIANPKQREALAGSFASALQASIKTNDIH